From [Clostridium] symbiosum, a single genomic window includes:
- a CDS encoding glycosyltransferase family 4 protein yields the protein MKCNKKDIIIISHFVDFPWEKGNDRFLYIADMLVSQGAEVEVVTSDFIHIQKEHRKLERVLAEKVNFKITLLHETGYRKNVCLKRIKSHRELGARLREYLKKRRKPDVIYCAVPSLDLAWEASEYAKKNKVEFIIDIQDLWPEAFELVLPYRPLGSILFSSLKRKAEKIYSRADRIVAVSETYLIRGKRVNTKEKNGLSVYLGTDLKKFEQFKEIHKVLKNKDEIWLVYVGTLGHSYDLTGVLDALEQLNNPCIRFMILGDGPLKNKFEEYAKVKNLYCTFTGRLPYPQMVSLLCQCDIAINPIMSGAAQSIINKVGDYAAAGLPVISTQECEEYKNLLIEYQCGFTCENGNVGELATRIKLLSENSELRSRMGKNSRKLGIERFDRAKTYLQICHLMTDKI from the coding sequence ATGAAATGTAATAAAAAAGATATTATAATTATATCCCATTTTGTGGATTTTCCATGGGAAAAGGGAAATGATAGATTTCTGTATATTGCAGACATGCTTGTCTCTCAGGGAGCAGAGGTGGAAGTTGTAACTTCTGATTTTATTCATATTCAAAAAGAACATAGAAAACTGGAAAGAGTGTTGGCAGAAAAGGTAAATTTTAAAATAACGCTTCTACATGAAACAGGATACAGAAAAAATGTTTGTTTGAAACGGATAAAAAGTCATAGGGAACTAGGTGCCAGACTGCGCGAATATTTGAAAAAAAGAAGAAAACCAGATGTGATTTATTGCGCTGTTCCATCATTAGATTTGGCATGGGAGGCATCTGAGTATGCTAAAAAGAATAAAGTGGAATTTATTATTGATATTCAAGATTTATGGCCAGAAGCTTTTGAACTTGTACTGCCGTATCGCCCCCTTGGATCGATCCTCTTTTCATCGTTAAAAAGAAAAGCGGAAAAAATTTATTCGAGAGCAGACAGAATAGTTGCGGTATCAGAAACTTACCTTATTAGAGGAAAGAGGGTAAATACAAAAGAAAAAAACGGATTAAGCGTCTACTTGGGAACAGATTTAAAGAAATTTGAGCAATTCAAAGAAATACATAAAGTATTAAAAAATAAGGATGAAATATGGCTGGTTTATGTTGGGACGCTTGGCCATAGTTATGACTTAACAGGGGTATTAGATGCGCTGGAACAGCTTAATAATCCATGTATTCGATTTATGATATTAGGAGATGGACCACTAAAAAATAAATTCGAGGAATACGCAAAGGTTAAAAACCTTTACTGTACCTTTACTGGAAGGCTTCCATATCCACAGATGGTGTCGCTTTTGTGCCAGTGTGATATTGCAATAAATCCTATCATGAGCGGGGCAGCTCAAAGCATTATCAATAAAGTTGGAGACTATGCTGCAGCGGGACTTCCAGTAATAAGTACGCAAGAGTGTGAAGAATATAAAAATCTTCTTATAGAATATCAATGCGGTTTTACCTGCGAGAATGGAAATGTGGGAGAATTGGCAACAAGGATTAAGCTGCTTTCAGAAAATTCAGAACTGCGCAGTAGAATGGGGAAGAACAGTAGAAAACTTGGTATAGAAAGGTTTGACAGAGCTAAGACATACTTACAAATATGCCATTTAATGACAGATAAGATTTAG